Part of the Wolbachia endosymbiont of Diaphorina citri genome is shown below.
TAAAGTTGCGATTGATTTTGAATCGGCTATGGCTGATGTTAAGAAGGTAGTAAAGTTTGATAATAAAAAAGATGAAGTAACTAAATTTGCTGAAGGGTTAAAGGAAATGTCAAGAACAATACCATTATCAGCCGCAGAATTAGCACAAATAGCTGCAAGCGGTGGTCAACTTGGTATCAAGAAAGAAGATCTTTTTAAGTTTACAGAAACAGTGGCAAAAATGTCTACAGCATTTGATATGTCTGCAGAGCAAGCAGGTGATTCCATAGCTAAACTCTCTAACGTTTATGGAATTGATGTTAGTGAAATGGAGCATGTTGGTAATGTCATCAACCACTTATCAGATAACACTGCTGCTAAAGCAAAAGATATGGTTGAAGCTCTAGCAATAGTTGGTGGTACTGCAAAGCAGTTTGGATTAAAGTTTGAACAAACAAGCAGTTTAGTAAATGCTTTCATTAGTTTAGGCAAACAACCAGCAAAAGCTGCAACTGCTATAAATGCTTTACTTTCTAAGCTTCAAACTGCTGAAGGACAAGGAAAAGAATTTAAGGCAGCGCTAGAAGAAATGGGTATAGCTACAGAAGAAATGGTGCAAAGAATAAGTGAAAATGGGGAAGAAGCATTACTCTACTTTTTTCAAACTCTAAAGAAAATGGATAATCAGGAACGTTCTACAATCCTGATGAAACTTTTCGGTCAGGAATATCAAGATGACATTGCATTATTAGCTGGAAGTTTTAATAAGTATGAGGATGCAATAAAGTTATTGGCTAACACAGAAAAGTACGGAAGCTCTCTGCAAAAAGAATTCAAAAATCGTGCAGACACTACAGCCAATAAATTAAGACTCCTTCGAAATGCAATAGCTGAAGTTGGTATGAACCTGGGCTCGGTGATGCTGCCTACTTTAAAATTTATAGCTGAATTTTTACAAGAAAAAACTAGATATATAGCAGAGTTTGCAGAAAAATATCCAACCTTAACTACAGCAATCATGGGAACTATAGCAGCTTTAATAAGTTTAAAAATTGTAGCAGTAGGACTAGGATACGGATTTACATTGCTAGGAAGTACGATTTTTAGTCTGAAAGCAAACCTACTTGGAGTATTTTCATTTTTATCAGCTACAGTTTTTCCTGCAGTAGTAACAGGACTAAGAGCAATAACACTCGCTATAATGAGTAACCCGATTGGATTTTTAATAGCATGTCTTGTTACTGGTGCAGCTCTTGTTGTGACTAACTGGCAAAAGGTGAAAGACTTTTTTTCTAGCTTTTTGGAATACATAAAATCACTCATTAAACCTATAGGAGAAGCCTTTTCATGGATAGAAAATACAGTTAGTAGCATATTTGCTAAAAATAGTCCACTGAAAGAATTTGAAAAAAGAAAAAGTATTGTTACTGAAATAAAAGCAGTACATAGTCCCCTAAAGAGTAATATTCTCAACAGTGGAAATCCTTTGCTAGGTAACAGTATAATTAAAGAATTTTCCAATAGAAATCAGAATAGCTTCAGAATCAAAAGCCTTATTGAGGAGAAAAAGTTTACAGAGAGTGATAATGATAAGATATTTGCAAAGAGTAAATTTGAAAATAAAGAACAAAATAAAACTCAGAACATCACTAATAATTATACTATCAGCATTAAAGCAGAGCCAAATCAAGATGTTCGTAGTCTTGCAGATGAAGTAATAAAAAGGATAAGAGAAAAGTCACGTGATGTTTTATTTGATACCATAGACTCCGTTTATTAAAATGTTGTCTCTTGGCCCTTATAAATTTGCTCCAACAAGTTTAAAGTATAATAGAGAAAATCGTTGGAGTACAATTGAGTGTATTGAAAATATACCACTATTACAAAATATCGGTCAAGGTATAGAAAATATAGATTTAGAAGGAACGATTTATCCACATAATCTCAACGGGCTAAATCAATTAAAGAATATGAAAGAAGCTGAAAACCCAAATGTTTTAGTAGATAGTTTAGGTAATATTTTAGGACAATTTGTAATTACTCGTTTTGAAGAAAAGCTAACGTCATTTTTCCCTTGTGGGTTACCAAAGAAAGTTGAATTTAATTTAAGTTTGAGGCGCTATTCATGACTATATATTACTTGACAAAAGAGAAGGACATGTTGGACTATATTTGCTGGGAACACTATGGATTTACTTCAGGAGTAGTAGAAGTGGTCTTGGAAAAAAATCCTGGACTTGCGGAATATGGAAGCTTTTTACCGGCAGGACTGAAAATTACATTGCCTGTAAGAGAAAAGCCTCTACAAAAGTCAACTTTAAAGGTTTGGGAATAAAATGCAGCCAGACTTTATTATTGAAGAGTATGAATTAACAAAAGACCGCTTAGTGTCAATGCATATTACTGATGAATCAGGGACTATAGAAGATGTAGTTGAAATATGTGTTGATTACAGGGATGATAACATAAAAGTTCCAAAAGAGCTAAAGATTGCTTTGGGATATAGAGAAACAGGAGTACTACCTATAGGTGTATATACAGTCAATGAAGTTACAGTACAAAGTCCACCAAAAACCTTAACGATCAAAGCTCATGCAACAAATTTGATGATATCACTAAAGGAAAAAGTATCTAGGGAGTGGCACCAGATTACACTGGGTGATCTAGTCAAAGAAATAGCAAATAAACATGGATATGGGCACAAAGTTGCTGAAGAATTTAAAGATATATTGATACCACACATTGATCAGACTGAGGAAAGTGATATAAATTTATTAACTAGGATAGCTATAGAGCGAGAAGCCATGGCAAAATTAGCAGGAGGATATATATTATTTATTCCAAAAGGTGCAGCAAAATCAGCAACAGGAAAGGTTTTAGGAACAACAACTATCAGACCTGAAGACACAATCAATTGGAAAGTACATTTTACTGTACGTAATAAATACAACTCAGTGCTAGCAAAATGGTATAGTTATGAAAAGGGAGAGCAAATATCAGAAACAGTAGGCAGCGGTGAACCAAGTTACGCCATACAGACAATTTATCCAAATGCAGAATCAGCAATTAGTGCAGCAAAAGCCAGATTTAAGCAACTGCAGCGTAATAATGAGACTTTAGAGATGACAATACCAGGTAATCCAGAGCTATTTGCAGAAGCAAAACTTAATCTTGTAGGATTCAATCAAGACATAGATGGTAAATGGGTGGTTGATAAAGCAGAACATACTTTAAATAGTTCAGGTTATCTTACTACATTATCAGCGTCTTTGAGTAAGTATTAAGAGAAAATAAGTAAATTGCTGATTTAATGCTGAACATGAGCAAGATATCAAGAAACAAGTTTTTGTGGTGTATAGTAGCAATAGTATTTATTGTTATTACGTATTACTATCAAAAATCTAAGGCTGCTGAAGATCATCAGAAAATGTTGGAAGTGTCAGCTAAGAACTGTGACTTAGACACTCTGAAATTATTAATAAAAAAGAGTAGAGGTGATTCAAGAGTTAGTGAAAGAGCATTATATGATGCCGCAGAGAAAGGATGCTTAGAAGTTGTCAAATTTCTGCTCGATGAAGGAGTAGATATAAATACTAGTTTAGCGCTACTTAGTGCTGCTGACAGTGGCCAATTAGAGGTTGTGAAACTTTTACTAAAAAGAGGAGCTAACCCTCATGTTGAAGGCCGGAAAAGAAGAACTGCAAAAACTATAGCAATGAAAAGGTCAGCTTATAGTGGAAATAAGAAGTCTTATAGAGAAATCGTAGACCTACTTGCTGAGGCAGAAAAAAATTATAAAACAGAAAAGTAACGGCTAATTCATTTCTACAGTTTGAAACAAAAGCTTTCAATAGTTTTCATAATAAATTAAATCGTTATGCAGAACCAAAAAATCCCAATTACGGTAATTATTACCATATTAATCCAAACCGTAGCATTGATATGGTGGTTATCCAAGTTAGACTCAAGGGTACAATTTCACGATAAACTTATTGAATATGGTTTAATGGAAAAAGTGTTAGTACTTGAGGAAAGGGTGAAAAATCTTTCTGAGGAATTGGATGAGTTTAAATTACACGTTCTAAGCGGAAAAATTAAATCTTAATACCCTTACCTAAATTCATAATGATTAAATATATTTTATCCGTTGATGGAGGTGGAATTAGAGGAATCATTCCTGCCATTATTCTAGCAGAAATAGAAAAAAGAACAAGAAAGAGAGTAGCTGAAATCTTTCACTTAATGGCAGGAACCTCAACCGGTGGAATTGTTGTAGCAGGTTTATGCAAAAAAGATGAACGGGGAAATCCCCAATATTCAGCCAATGATTTAGTCGAGCTTTACCAAAAGTACGGAGCATATATTTTTAAATCTTCATTTTTGAGAAGATCAATATTTTCTTGGCTTAATTGTGCACAATACCCACATAAAAATATTGAATTTGTACTTCATAAATATTTTGGAGAGGATATTCTAAAAAACACATTAAGTAACGTGTTGATTACGAGTTACGATATTCACAATCACTGCCCATTTTTCTTCAAAAGCTGGAAAGAGGATAGAAATTTTATTAAATTAAGGGATGTATTAAGAGCTGCAACGGCTGCACCTACTTACTTTGCACCTAAATATTTAAAAGTCAACCAAAAGGAAATGGTATTAGTGGATGGCGGGGTGTTTGCCAATAATCCAGCGGCTTGTGCATATGCAAGTGGTAAGAAATTGTTTCCAAATGATGAGATTATACTGTTATCAATAGGTACTGGCAGAACAGATAGGAGCATAGATAATTCAAGGAGATTTGGAAAAATAAGCTGGATAAAACCACTACTACATGTGATGTTTGCCTCAAGTTTAGATGCAGTAAACTATCAACTTAATCAAGTTATAGCTGATAAATATATACGTATACAATCGCAACTAAAAATAGCATCACCTGACATGGATAATATTACATCAAAAAATATCAAATCTCTTCAGCAAGAGGCAAATGCAATGATAGAGGACAACCAGAAATTAATAGATAAACTTTGCGATTTCATATCTTAATTTATACCAAGCAAAATTCAACTGAGCCAAAAAAGTTGGTTAGCAAATTCTGCTGGTTAAATCATTAACTAACTTTACTTATATCTTTAACACAATTCAATTTTCACACTCATCAACAGTTAGGCCACTTGCTCGCACAATAATATCAATAGCAACACCTACCTTTGCTAGATTTTTTGCAACCTTGATCCTTTCTGTTTTTTTAACTTTTTCCTTGCCACTTTTCATATTTTCAGATAGAGATTTGACTAATGATTCTTGTTCTCCGTACTCATCCATTAAACTCAATAGCTTTTTGCTTTCTCTTGTTTTAGGTAGCAGAACTTTAATATTCACTGATAATGCATTTGATATTTCATATAATTTATCAAATGTTATAGCAGTATAGCCTCTTTCATACTCGTGTATTTCCTTAAGTGTTAAACCAACTTTATCCGCCAAATCTTTTTGAGTGTATCTCCTTATCAATCTCCATTCTCTTATTCTTTGTCCTATTCTGTAATATATAGAATCAGTGCAGATTTCTCTCTCTGTACTATCATACTCGTAAATAGATAAACCCGTTGCCTGGGAAATTATGTCAACTGAAACTCCTTCTTTCACTAGATTTTTTGCTATTTCCAACCTTGCCTCTTCTTGATTAATTTTTTCGCTAATATGAACAAACCTGACTAATGAAGGTACTATTTTGCCTAACTTTTGATTCTCGTATATTTTCGTTAGATAGAGTATTTCCTCGTCTTCATCTTCATACTCTCTTACTGTTATTGGTTTAGGTAATAGATCTACAGCATTAACTGATAATACTCTTGCTATTACATATAGCACTTCAACTGGAATAGGAATATACCCATTTTCATAATCCTTTATTTCTTGATACGCTAATCCGATTTTACTTGCCAACTCTATTTGAGTATGCTCTCTGCATTAACCTACAATTTTCTACTCTTTGCCTATTCTAGCTTATAGAACTAACATCTGCTTGCAGAAACAAACATTATACCTCATTTAGAAATAAAACTTTTCATGCTATAATTTGTTTTACGAGCGAGCATCTAAAACCATATCAATAGATAAACCTACCGCTTGCAAAATAGTATCAACAGAAATTCCCCTTTTACTAGATCTCTTGCAACTTTGATCCTTTCCGCTATCTCTCTCACTTTCTCCTCACAAATACGTATCCCTTCAAACAAAGATTTTATTAGTGCATGACGTAGTTCTTGGCTCTCAATTTCTTTGTATTCTTTATCAAATTCGGTAGCTCATTTTCCACTTTACTAC
Proteins encoded:
- a CDS encoding ankyrin repeat domain-containing protein; this encodes MLNMSKISRNKFLWCIVAIVFIVITYYYQKSKAAEDHQKMLEVSAKNCDLDTLKLLIKKSRGDSRVSERALYDAAEKGCLEVVKFLLDEGVDINTSLALLSAADSGQLEVVKLLLKRGANPHVEGRKRRTAKTIAMKRSAYSGNKKSYREIVDLLAEAEKNYKTEK
- a CDS encoding phage late control D family protein translates to MQPDFIIEEYELTKDRLVSMHITDESGTIEDVVEICVDYRDDNIKVPKELKIALGYRETGVLPIGVYTVNEVTVQSPPKTLTIKAHATNLMISLKEKVSREWHQITLGDLVKEIANKHGYGHKVAEEFKDILIPHIDQTEESDINLLTRIAIEREAMAKLAGGYILFIPKGAAKSATGKVLGTTTIRPEDTINWKVHFTVRNKYNSVLAKWYSYEKGEQISETVGSGEPSYAIQTIYPNAESAISAAKARFKQLQRNNETLEMTIPGNPELFAEAKLNLVGFNQDIDGKWVVDKAEHTLNSSGYLTTLSASLSKY
- a CDS encoding patatin-like phospholipase family protein, whose product is MIKYILSVDGGGIRGIIPAIILAEIEKRTRKRVAEIFHLMAGTSTGGIVVAGLCKKDERGNPQYSANDLVELYQKYGAYIFKSSFLRRSIFSWLNCAQYPHKNIEFVLHKYFGEDILKNTLSNVLITSYDIHNHCPFFFKSWKEDRNFIKLRDVLRAATAAPTYFAPKYLKVNQKEMVLVDGGVFANNPAACAYASGKKLFPNDEIILLSIGTGRTDRSIDNSRRFGKISWIKPLLHVMFASSLDAVNYQLNQVIADKYIRIQSQLKIASPDMDNITSKNIKSLQQEANAMIEDNQKLIDKLCDFIS
- a CDS encoding phage tail protein; the encoded protein is MLSLGPYKFAPTSLKYNRENRWSTIECIENIPLLQNIGQGIENIDLEGTIYPHNLNGLNQLKNMKEAENPNVLVDSLGNILGQFVITRFEEKLTSFFPCGLPKKVEFNLSLRRYS
- a CDS encoding tail protein X, with amino-acid sequence MTIYYLTKEKDMLDYICWEHYGFTSGVVEVVLEKNPGLAEYGSFLPAGLKITLPVREKPLQKSTLKVWE
- a CDS encoding phage tail tape measure protein; translated protein: MSTLSIKIGAVLDGSFNTVIKGSSSQLTRLGENIRKLDSSLKSVSKFKQLGSDVLTSRRSWKGFEDQVKSLAKQMKAVEKPSKTLKAEFDKAKTSAIKAKEAYLKKRDALHSFNEEVRKSGRNIKSLVSDQYKLGSSIEALKGKYGKLGSAIRSHQSFLASKAHFKSQIIETIGLGLSLAAPVKVAIDFESAMADVKKVVKFDNKKDEVTKFAEGLKEMSRTIPLSAAELAQIAASGGQLGIKKEDLFKFTETVAKMSTAFDMSAEQAGDSIAKLSNVYGIDVSEMEHVGNVINHLSDNTAAKAKDMVEALAIVGGTAKQFGLKFEQTSSLVNAFISLGKQPAKAATAINALLSKLQTAEGQGKEFKAALEEMGIATEEMVQRISENGEEALLYFFQTLKKMDNQERSTILMKLFGQEYQDDIALLAGSFNKYEDAIKLLANTEKYGSSLQKEFKNRADTTANKLRLLRNAIAEVGMNLGSVMLPTLKFIAEFLQEKTRYIAEFAEKYPTLTTAIMGTIAALISLKIVAVGLGYGFTLLGSTIFSLKANLLGVFSFLSATVFPAVVTGLRAITLAIMSNPIGFLIACLVTGAALVVTNWQKVKDFFSSFLEYIKSLIKPIGEAFSWIENTVSSIFAKNSPLKEFEKRKSIVTEIKAVHSPLKSNILNSGNPLLGNSIIKEFSNRNQNSFRIKSLIEEKKFTESDNDKIFAKSKFENKEQNKTQNITNNYTISIKAEPNQDVRSLADEVIKRIREKSRDVLFDTIDSVY